Proteins found in one Falsirhodobacter algicola genomic segment:
- a CDS encoding AzlD domain-containing protein: MTDPVRLWLVMLVLGAGTFLLRYAFLALRGEFPPLALRLLRYTPVAVLPGLVAPMVLWPAATGGETDPARLAAAIATVAVGLWTRNVLAGILGGAAVLYGLLWLL; this comes from the coding sequence ATGACGGATCCGGTGCGCCTGTGGCTCGTCATGCTGGTGCTGGGCGCGGGGACGTTCCTGCTGCGCTACGCTTTCCTTGCGCTGCGCGGTGAGTTTCCGCCCCTTGCGCTGCGTCTGCTGCGCTATACGCCCGTAGCCGTGCTGCCGGGCCTCGTCGCGCCGATGGTGCTCTGGCCCGCCGCGACGGGCGGAGAGACCGACCCCGCCCGGCTGGCCGCCGCCATCGCCACGGTGGCGGTCGGCCTGTGGACGCGCAACGTCCTTGCGGGCATCCTCGGCGGGGCGGCGGTGCTCTATGGCCTGCTCTGGCTGCTTTAG
- a CDS encoding AzlC family ABC transporter permease, with translation MPTIPRDYLRGIAAASPFILVIAPFALLFGIVGTEAGLNLLEVLTFSVLVVAGAAQFVALQQLQDHAPVLIILVMSLAVNLRFLMYSAAMSVHLRDASRWQRILAAYTLTDQSFALTMAEAETGPRTTRLIPFYFGSATVMVGLWYVGTVIGALAGSAIPPAFALDFALPITFIAMLAPLLRTLAHVAACFVSIAASLLLAGLPFGTGLLVAALMAMATGAAVETWQSRRGAQA, from the coding sequence ATGCCAACCATTCCACGCGATTACCTGCGGGGGATCGCCGCGGCGTCGCCCTTCATCCTTGTCATCGCCCCCTTTGCCCTGCTGTTCGGCATCGTCGGGACCGAGGCGGGGCTGAACCTTCTGGAAGTGCTGACCTTCTCGGTGCTGGTGGTGGCGGGGGCGGCGCAGTTCGTCGCGCTCCAGCAGCTTCAGGATCATGCGCCGGTGCTGATCATTCTGGTGATGTCGCTGGCGGTCAATCTGCGCTTTCTGATGTATTCGGCGGCGATGTCGGTGCATCTGCGCGACGCCAGCCGGTGGCAGCGCATCCTTGCCGCCTATACCCTGACCGATCAGAGCTTTGCCCTGACCATGGCCGAGGCCGAGACCGGGCCGCGCACGACCCGCCTGATCCCGTTCTATTTCGGCAGTGCGACGGTGATGGTCGGGCTCTGGTATGTCGGCACGGTGATCGGGGCGCTGGCCGGATCGGCGATCCCGCCCGCCTTCGCGCTGGATTTCGCGCTGCCCATCACCTTCATCGCGATGCTGGCGCCGCTGCTGCGGACATTGGCGCATGTCGCGGCCTGTTTCGTGTCGATCGCGGCGTCGCTGCTCTTGGCGGGGCTGCCCTTCGGCACGGGGCTTCTGGTTGCGGCGCTGATGGCGATGGCCACGGGCGCGGCCGTGGAGACATGGCAGAGCCGGCGGGGGGCACAGGCATGA
- a CDS encoding GNAT family N-acetyltransferase, which produces MRRTLRPDHAIAMTDHGRLLGLCGFKTVQGAFVQADPQAMRDIFGRTGAGWRRAALGLLQQDTDNRRFLIDGLCVAGGYRGRGIGTALIAAICDEARTRGHPAVRLDVVDSNLRARDLYLRLGFHEVDRVHNRIAAPIYGFGATITMVRAV; this is translated from the coding sequence GTGCGCCGCACCCTGCGCCCCGACCATGCCATCGCCATGACCGATCACGGCCGCCTTCTGGGCCTGTGCGGGTTCAAGACCGTGCAGGGGGCGTTCGTGCAGGCCGATCCGCAGGCGATGCGCGACATCTTCGGGCGCACCGGGGCCGGTTGGCGGCGCGCCGCCCTTGGCCTGTTGCAGCAGGACACCGACAACCGGCGCTTTCTGATCGACGGGCTGTGTGTGGCGGGCGGGTATCGCGGGCGGGGCATCGGCACCGCGCTGATCGCCGCCATCTGCGACGAGGCCCGCACCCGCGGCCATCCGGCGGTGCGGCTCGATGTCGTGGACAGCAACCTGCGCGCCCGCGATCTGTATCTGCGGCTTGGTTTCCACGAGGTGGACCGGGTGCACAACCGGATCGCGGCGCCGATCTACGGATTCGGCGCCACCATCACCATGGTCCGTGCGGTCTAG
- the greA gene encoding transcription elongation factor GreA → MDKIPMTRAGFTALDQELKTLKSVERPSVIRAIAEARELGDLSENAEYHSAREKQSFIEGRIKELEGMLSLAEVIDPKKLSGAIKFGATVTLVDEDTDEEKTYQIVGEAEADIENGLLNMRSPLARALIGKDEGDSVEVKTPGGDRSYEVLSVRYI, encoded by the coding sequence ATGGACAAGATCCCGATGACCCGCGCGGGGTTCACCGCGCTCGACCAGGAACTGAAGACGCTGAAATCGGTGGAACGACCGTCGGTTATCCGCGCCATCGCCGAAGCGCGCGAGCTGGGCGACCTTTCGGAAAACGCGGAATACCATTCCGCGCGCGAGAAGCAGAGCTTCATCGAAGGCCGCATCAAGGAGCTGGAGGGCATGCTGTCCCTTGCCGAGGTGATCGACCCCAAGAAGCTCTCGGGTGCGATCAAGTTCGGCGCGACCGTTACCCTCGTGGATGAGGATACGGACGAAGAGAAGACGTATCAGATCGTCGGCGAGGCCGAGGCGGATATCGAGAACGGCCTTCTGAACATGCGCTCGCCGCTGGCGCGGGCGCTGATCGGCAAGGATGAGGGCGACAGCGTGGAGGTGAAGACCCCCGGCGGCGATCGCAGCTACGAGGTCCTCTCTGTCCGCTACATCTGA
- a CDS encoding electron transfer flavoprotein-ubiquinone oxidoreductase, with translation MTDAPTRESMDYDVVIVGGGPAGLSAAIRLKQIDPDLSVVLLEKGSEIGAHILSGAVLDPVGLDALIPDWKAKGAPVTVKVAEDNFFYLTETGSTRIPNGPMPKLMNNHGNYVVSMANVCRWLAEQAEALGVEIFAGMACSELVYEGDRVKGVVAGEFGLNADRTPGPGYEPGMELHGKYVLLAEGVRGSLSRQVIARHGLESEPQKYGLGMKEIWEIDPAKHRPGTVTHTMGWPLGKNAGGGSFIYHAENNQVLIGFVVHLGYENPHLYPYAEFQRFKHHPMVAELLKGGKRVAYGARAITEGGWQSLPTLVAEGVALLGCSAGMVNLPRIKGNHNAMLSGIAAANAAAEAMAAGREGDVLDSYETAVREGAIGRDLHRVRNVKPLWSKFGLAGSLVLGGFDMWTNELFGRSIFGTMRHGKTDAAATGKAADFTPIDYPKPDGVLSFDRLTNVAYSFTNHEESQPSHLVLKDPAIPVTYTLPNFAEPAQRYCPAGVYEVVEDADGPRFVINFQNCVHCKTCDIKDPAQNIVWTTPQGGDGPNYPNM, from the coding sequence ATGACAGACGCCCCTACCCGCGAATCGATGGACTACGATGTCGTGATCGTCGGAGGCGGCCCGGCGGGCCTGTCGGCGGCGATCCGGCTGAAGCAGATCGATCCCGACCTGTCCGTGGTCCTGCTGGAGAAAGGCTCCGAGATCGGGGCCCATATCCTGTCGGGCGCGGTGCTGGACCCGGTCGGCCTTGATGCGCTGATCCCGGACTGGAAGGCCAAGGGCGCCCCGGTGACGGTGAAGGTCGCCGAGGACAACTTCTTCTATCTGACCGAGACGGGAAGCACCCGCATCCCGAACGGGCCGATGCCGAAGCTGATGAACAATCACGGCAACTATGTCGTCAGCATGGCCAATGTCTGCCGCTGGCTGGCCGAACAAGCCGAAGCGCTCGGCGTCGAGATCTTTGCCGGCATGGCCTGTTCCGAACTCGTCTATGAGGGCGACCGGGTGAAGGGCGTCGTCGCGGGGGAGTTCGGCCTGAACGCCGACCGCACCCCCGGTCCGGGATACGAGCCGGGGATGGAGCTTCACGGCAAGTATGTCCTGCTGGCCGAAGGCGTGCGCGGCAGCCTGTCGCGTCAGGTCATCGCCCGCCACGGTCTGGAATCCGAGCCGCAGAAATACGGCCTCGGCATGAAGGAGATCTGGGAGATCGACCCCGCCAAGCACCGCCCCGGCACCGTCACCCACACGATGGGCTGGCCGCTGGGCAAGAATGCCGGTGGCGGCTCCTTCATCTATCACGCCGAGAACAATCAGGTGCTGATCGGGTTCGTCGTCCATCTGGGATACGAGAACCCGCATCTCTATCCCTATGCCGAGTTCCAACGCTTCAAGCATCACCCCATGGTGGCCGAGCTTCTGAAGGGCGGCAAACGCGTGGCCTATGGCGCGCGGGCGATCACCGAAGGTGGCTGGCAGTCGCTTCCGACGCTGGTGGCCGAGGGTGTGGCGCTGCTGGGCTGTTCGGCGGGGATGGTGAACCTGCCGCGCATCAAGGGCAACCACAACGCCATGCTGTCGGGCATCGCCGCCGCCAATGCCGCCGCCGAGGCGATGGCCGCGGGCCGCGAGGGCGATGTGCTGGACAGCTACGAGACCGCCGTGCGCGAGGGCGCGATCGGGCGCGATCTGCACCGCGTGCGCAACGTCAAACCGCTGTGGTCGAAGTTCGGTCTGGCGGGATCGCTGGTGCTGGGCGGTTTCGACATGTGGACGAACGAACTCTTCGGTCGTTCGATCTTCGGAACGATGCGGCATGGCAAGACCGATGCCGCCGCCACCGGCAAGGCCGCCGATTTCACGCCCATCGACTATCCCAAGCCCGATGGCGTTCTGTCCTTCGACCGGCTGACCAACGTCGCCTATTCCTTCACCAACCACGAAGAGAGCCAGCCCTCCCATCTCGTGCTGAAGGACCCGGCGATCCCCGTCACCTACACCCTGCCCAATTTCGCCGAACCGGCGCAGCGCTACTGCCCCGCAGGCGTCTATGAGGTGGTGGAGGATGCGGACGGCCCGCGTTTCGTCATCAACTTCCAGAACTGCGTGCATTGCAAGACTTGCGACATCAAGGACCCGGCGCAGAACATCGTCTGGACCACGCCGCAGGGCGGTGACGGTCCGAACTATCCGAACATGTAG